One Coffea arabica cultivar ET-39 chromosome 5e, Coffea Arabica ET-39 HiFi, whole genome shotgun sequence DNA segment encodes these proteins:
- the LOC113690458 gene encoding endoplasmic reticulum oxidoreductin-1 isoform X1 produces MVEAEVIMKKKNEEERGGKRRWGWAAIGAVLMVLVAISITSKYTKNPNSCQCAQDSRKYTGIVEDCCCDYETVDSINGAVLHPLLQELVTTPFFRYFKTKTLPQVKLWCDCPFWPDDGMCKLRDCSVCECPETEFPELFKKPSQYALPSDDLKCQEGKPEAAVDRTLDSKAFRGWMEVDNPWTNDDETDNSEMTYVNLLLNPERYTGYTGPSARRIWDAVYSENCPQYASGESCQEKKVLYKLISGLHSSISIHIASDYLLDEAKSLWGKNLDLMYDRVLRYPDRVRNLYFTYLFVLRAVTKAKNYLEQAEYETGNHDEDLKAQSLIRQLLYNPKLQAACPLPFDEAKLWQGQSGPELKQQIQKQFRNISALMDCVGCEKCRLWGKLQVLGLGTALKILFSVDGHSQSNQPLQLQRNEVIALVNLLNRLSESIKFVQEVSPSIEKKMDGLLSEPIAEEFSSWRRIWEAVGGFCINFWRQCDVRELV; encoded by the exons ATGGTCGAAGCTGAGGTtataatgaagaagaagaatgaggAGGAGAGGGGTGGAAAGAGGAGATGGGGTTGGGCTGCAATTGGGGCAGTTCTGATGGTTTTAGTTGCAATCTCGATCACATCAAAGTATACCAAGAATCCCAATTCTTGCCAGTGTGCACAG GACTCTAGAAAATATACAGGCATAGTTGAAGACTGCTGTTGTGATTATGAGACGGTAGACAGTATTAATGGTGCAGTGTTGCACCCTTTACTCCAAGAACTTGTCACGACTCCATTCTTCAGATACTTTAAG ACGAAAACTTTGCCACAGGTTAAGCTGTGGTGTGACTGCCCTTTTTGGCCCGATGATGGTATGTGCAAGTTGCGGGATTGTAGTGTATGCGAGTGTCCAGAAACTGAATTTCCTGAACTGTTTAAGAAGCCATCACAATATGCCCTGCCatctgatgatttgaagtgtCAAGAAGGAAAACCAGAGGCTGCTGTAGATCGCACCCTGGATTCTAAAGCTTTTCGGGGCTGGATGGAAGTTGACAACCCATGGACAAATGATGACGAGACTGACAATA GTGAGATGACGTACGTAAATCTTCTACTGAACCCTGAACGTTACACCGGATACACTGGACCATCGGCCAGAAGAATCTGGGATGCAGTATATTCTGAAAATTGTCCACAAT ATGCTTCTGGAGAGAGTTGCCAGGAGAAGAAAGTTTTGTACAAGTTAATATCAGGACTCCACTCCTCGATTTCAATTCATATAGCATCTGACTACCTGCTTGATGAAGCAAAGAGCCTG TGGGGTAAAAATCTTGATTTGATGTACGACCGTGTTTTAAGGTATCCTGACCGTGTCAGAAATTTGTACTTTACGTATCTTTTTGTTCTGCGAGCTGTGACAAAG GCAAAAAATTACCTGGAGCAGGCTGAATATGAGACTGGCAACCATGATGAGGACCTCAAAGCACAGTCTCTTATTCGTCAGCTACTTTACAATCCAAAACTGCAGGCTGCCTGTCCACTTCCGTTCGATGAAGCAAAGTTGTGGCAAGGCCAAAGTGGACCTGAACTAAAGCAGCAGATTCAGAAGCAATTCAGGAACATAAG TGCCCTGATGGATTGTGTTGGATGTGAAAAATGTCGTCTATGGGGAAAGCTTCAAGTACTTGGTCTAGGAACTGCACTGAAGATTTTATTTTCTGTTGATGGTCATAGCCAATCAAACCAGCCT CTCCAATTACAAAGAAATGAAGTGATTGCTTTGGTAAACCTTTTGAATCGACTATCAGAGTCTATCAAATTTGTCCAGGAAGTGAGTCCTtcaattgaaaagaaaatggaCGGCCTGCTTTCGGAACCTATTGCAGAGGAATTTAGCTCATGGAGAAGGATATGGGAAGCTGTTGGAGGGTTCTG CATCAATTTTTGGAGGCAATGTGATGTTCGGGAATTAGTTTAG
- the LOC113690920 gene encoding serine/threonine-protein kinase WAG1-like produces MEEETHYPADSDLDLSFTSCTTTTTDRTFSARSSLARSSLTLSFNESRLSSTSNPTSSSTSIPNLHRRAHRRHDPNWAAIKAATTLSSDGALHLRHLKLLRLVGSGNLGRVFLCRLRDYDHANFALKVVDRDSLTSKKLSHVQTEAEILSSLDHPFLPTLYAHLEVSHYTCLLIDYCPNGDLHSLLRKQPNNRLPVDAVRFYAAEVLVALEYLHALGIVYRDLKPENILIRENGHIMLSDFDLCFKSDISPKLESRTHVNPGTTRKRHRRRTCNCFDGRHQRQETVMEFVAEPTTAFSRSCVGTHEYLAPELVSGSGHGNGVDWWAFGVLIYELLSGTTPFKGGSKESTLRNIASTKGVRFYVDEREREEAGMAEARDLIERLLVKDPRKRLGCARGATDIKRHPFFHGVKWPLIRAYRPPELRGLAVKRSKSKPHASHVSGLSSSPRRRRCWWKRLCNYMRIKGSKYSLKSNQNYYCYVNNKVRKCV; encoded by the coding sequence ATGGAAGAAGAAACCCATTATCCAGCGGACTCCGACCTCGACCTCAGTTTCACCAGCtgtaccaccaccaccaccgacCGGACTTTCAGTGCCCGGAGCAGTCTTGCAAGAAGCAGCCTCACTCTCAGCTTCAACGAGTCCCGTCTTTCGTCCACTTCAAATCCCACTTCTTCATCCACCTCCATCCCCAACCTCCACCGTCGTGCCCACCGCCGACATGATCCCAACTGGGCTGCCATCAAAGCTGCCACCACGCTCTCCTCCGATGGAGCACTCCACCTCCGCCACCTCAAGCTCCTCCGCCTAGTCGGGTCCGGAAACCTCGGCCGCGTCTTCCTCTGCCGTCTCCGTGACTACGATCACGCTAACTTCGCCCTTAAGGTCGTCGATCGAGACTCCCTCACGTCTAAAAAACTCTCCCATGTCCAGACCGAGGCCGAAATCCTCTCCTCCCTCGACCACCCTTTTCTCCCTACGCTCTATGCCCATTTGGAAGTCTCCCACTACACTTGCCTCCTGATTGATTACTGTCCTAACGGTGATCTACATTCCTTGCTCCGCAAGCAACCGAATAACCGGCTACCCGTTGATGCGGTCAGGTTCTACGCAGCTGAAGTATTAGTAGCCCTTGAATACTTGCACGCACTCGGGATTGTTTATCGTGATTTGAAGCCAGAAAACATTCTAATCCGCGAAAATGGCCATATCATGTTATCCGATTTTGATTTATGTTTTAAATCTgatatttcaccaaaattggAAAGTAGGACCCACGTTAATCCGGGAACCACCAGGAAACGCcatagaagaagaacatgcaaTTGTTTCGATGGACGACATCAACGGCAAGAAACGGTTATGGAATTCGTCGCGGAGCCAACGACGGCGTTTTCGAGATCCTGCGTTGGGACGCATGAATATTTGGCTCCAGAGCTAGTTAGTGGAAGCGGCCACGGTAACGGAGTGGACTGGTGGGCGTTTGGGGTGTTGATATACGAGCTTTTGAGCGGTACGACACCGTTCAAAGGTGGCAGTAAAGAGTCAACCCTGCGCAATATAGCGTCGACCAAAGGGGTGAGGTTTTACGTGgacgagagagagagggaggaggcAGGAATGGCTGAGGCAAGGGACTTGATAGAGAGGTTGTTGGTGAAGGATCCGCGGAAGAGGCTAGGGTGCGCCAGGGGTGCGACGGATATTAAACGGCACCCGTTTTTTCACGGAGTTAAGTGGCCGTTGATCCGGGCATACCGGCCGCCGGAGCTACGTGGGCTGGCGGTGAAGAGGAGTAAGAGTAAACCGCACGCGAGTCACGTGAGCGGACTGTCATCCTCCCCTAGAAGGCGGCGTTGCTGGTGGAAGAGGCTGTGTAATTATATGAGGATTAAGGGGTCTAAGTACAGTTTAAAGTCTAATCAGAACTATTACTGTTATGTGAATAATAAGGTTCGAAAATGTGTTTGA
- the LOC113690458 gene encoding endoplasmic reticulum oxidoreductin-1 isoform X3: MVEAEVIMKKKNEEERGGKRRWGWAAIGAVLMVLVAISITSKYTKNPNSCQCAQDSRKYTGIVEDCCCDYETVDSINGAVLHPLLQELVTTPFFRYFKTKTLPQVKLWCDCPFWPDDGMCKLRDCSVCECPETEFPELFKKPSQYALPSDDLKCQEGKPEAAVDRTLDSKAFRGWMEVDNPWTNDDETDNSEMTYVNLLLNPERYTGYTGPSARRIWDAVYSENCPQYASGESCQEKKVLYKLISGLHSSISIHIASDYLLDEAKSLWGKNLDLMYDRVLRYPDRVRNLYFTYLFVLRAVTKAKNYLEQAEYETGNHDEDLKAQSLIRQLLYNPKLQAACPLPFDEAKLWQGQSGPELKQQIQKQFRNISALMDCVGCEKCRLWGKLQVLGLGTALKILFSVDGHSQSNQPLQLQRNEVIALVNLLNRLSESIKFVQEVSPSIEKKMDGLLSEPIAEEFSSWRRIWEAVGGFWLKKLQL; encoded by the exons ATGGTCGAAGCTGAGGTtataatgaagaagaagaatgaggAGGAGAGGGGTGGAAAGAGGAGATGGGGTTGGGCTGCAATTGGGGCAGTTCTGATGGTTTTAGTTGCAATCTCGATCACATCAAAGTATACCAAGAATCCCAATTCTTGCCAGTGTGCACAG GACTCTAGAAAATATACAGGCATAGTTGAAGACTGCTGTTGTGATTATGAGACGGTAGACAGTATTAATGGTGCAGTGTTGCACCCTTTACTCCAAGAACTTGTCACGACTCCATTCTTCAGATACTTTAAG ACGAAAACTTTGCCACAGGTTAAGCTGTGGTGTGACTGCCCTTTTTGGCCCGATGATGGTATGTGCAAGTTGCGGGATTGTAGTGTATGCGAGTGTCCAGAAACTGAATTTCCTGAACTGTTTAAGAAGCCATCACAATATGCCCTGCCatctgatgatttgaagtgtCAAGAAGGAAAACCAGAGGCTGCTGTAGATCGCACCCTGGATTCTAAAGCTTTTCGGGGCTGGATGGAAGTTGACAACCCATGGACAAATGATGACGAGACTGACAATA GTGAGATGACGTACGTAAATCTTCTACTGAACCCTGAACGTTACACCGGATACACTGGACCATCGGCCAGAAGAATCTGGGATGCAGTATATTCTGAAAATTGTCCACAAT ATGCTTCTGGAGAGAGTTGCCAGGAGAAGAAAGTTTTGTACAAGTTAATATCAGGACTCCACTCCTCGATTTCAATTCATATAGCATCTGACTACCTGCTTGATGAAGCAAAGAGCCTG TGGGGTAAAAATCTTGATTTGATGTACGACCGTGTTTTAAGGTATCCTGACCGTGTCAGAAATTTGTACTTTACGTATCTTTTTGTTCTGCGAGCTGTGACAAAG GCAAAAAATTACCTGGAGCAGGCTGAATATGAGACTGGCAACCATGATGAGGACCTCAAAGCACAGTCTCTTATTCGTCAGCTACTTTACAATCCAAAACTGCAGGCTGCCTGTCCACTTCCGTTCGATGAAGCAAAGTTGTGGCAAGGCCAAAGTGGACCTGAACTAAAGCAGCAGATTCAGAAGCAATTCAGGAACATAAG TGCCCTGATGGATTGTGTTGGATGTGAAAAATGTCGTCTATGGGGAAAGCTTCAAGTACTTGGTCTAGGAACTGCACTGAAGATTTTATTTTCTGTTGATGGTCATAGCCAATCAAACCAGCCT CTCCAATTACAAAGAAATGAAGTGATTGCTTTGGTAAACCTTTTGAATCGACTATCAGAGTCTATCAAATTTGTCCAGGAAGTGAGTCCTtcaattgaaaagaaaatggaCGGCCTGCTTTCGGAACCTATTGCAGAGGAATTTAGCTCATGGAGAAGGATATGGGAAGCTGTTGGAGGGTTCTG GTTGAAGAAACTTCAACTATAA
- the LOC113690458 gene encoding endoplasmic reticulum oxidoreductin-1 isoform X2 — MVEAEVIMKKKNEEERGGKRRWGWAAIGAVLMVLVAISITSKYTKNPNSCQCAQDSRKYTGIVEDCCCDYETVDSINGAVLHPLLQELVTTPFFRYFKVKLWCDCPFWPDDGMCKLRDCSVCECPETEFPELFKKPSQYALPSDDLKCQEGKPEAAVDRTLDSKAFRGWMEVDNPWTNDDETDNSEMTYVNLLLNPERYTGYTGPSARRIWDAVYSENCPQYASGESCQEKKVLYKLISGLHSSISIHIASDYLLDEAKSLWGKNLDLMYDRVLRYPDRVRNLYFTYLFVLRAVTKAKNYLEQAEYETGNHDEDLKAQSLIRQLLYNPKLQAACPLPFDEAKLWQGQSGPELKQQIQKQFRNISALMDCVGCEKCRLWGKLQVLGLGTALKILFSVDGHSQSNQPLQLQRNEVIALVNLLNRLSESIKFVQEVSPSIEKKMDGLLSEPIAEEFSSWRRIWEAVGGFCINFWRQCDVRELV, encoded by the exons ATGGTCGAAGCTGAGGTtataatgaagaagaagaatgaggAGGAGAGGGGTGGAAAGAGGAGATGGGGTTGGGCTGCAATTGGGGCAGTTCTGATGGTTTTAGTTGCAATCTCGATCACATCAAAGTATACCAAGAATCCCAATTCTTGCCAGTGTGCACAG GACTCTAGAAAATATACAGGCATAGTTGAAGACTGCTGTTGTGATTATGAGACGGTAGACAGTATTAATGGTGCAGTGTTGCACCCTTTACTCCAAGAACTTGTCACGACTCCATTCTTCAGATACTTTAAG GTTAAGCTGTGGTGTGACTGCCCTTTTTGGCCCGATGATGGTATGTGCAAGTTGCGGGATTGTAGTGTATGCGAGTGTCCAGAAACTGAATTTCCTGAACTGTTTAAGAAGCCATCACAATATGCCCTGCCatctgatgatttgaagtgtCAAGAAGGAAAACCAGAGGCTGCTGTAGATCGCACCCTGGATTCTAAAGCTTTTCGGGGCTGGATGGAAGTTGACAACCCATGGACAAATGATGACGAGACTGACAATA GTGAGATGACGTACGTAAATCTTCTACTGAACCCTGAACGTTACACCGGATACACTGGACCATCGGCCAGAAGAATCTGGGATGCAGTATATTCTGAAAATTGTCCACAAT ATGCTTCTGGAGAGAGTTGCCAGGAGAAGAAAGTTTTGTACAAGTTAATATCAGGACTCCACTCCTCGATTTCAATTCATATAGCATCTGACTACCTGCTTGATGAAGCAAAGAGCCTG TGGGGTAAAAATCTTGATTTGATGTACGACCGTGTTTTAAGGTATCCTGACCGTGTCAGAAATTTGTACTTTACGTATCTTTTTGTTCTGCGAGCTGTGACAAAG GCAAAAAATTACCTGGAGCAGGCTGAATATGAGACTGGCAACCATGATGAGGACCTCAAAGCACAGTCTCTTATTCGTCAGCTACTTTACAATCCAAAACTGCAGGCTGCCTGTCCACTTCCGTTCGATGAAGCAAAGTTGTGGCAAGGCCAAAGTGGACCTGAACTAAAGCAGCAGATTCAGAAGCAATTCAGGAACATAAG TGCCCTGATGGATTGTGTTGGATGTGAAAAATGTCGTCTATGGGGAAAGCTTCAAGTACTTGGTCTAGGAACTGCACTGAAGATTTTATTTTCTGTTGATGGTCATAGCCAATCAAACCAGCCT CTCCAATTACAAAGAAATGAAGTGATTGCTTTGGTAAACCTTTTGAATCGACTATCAGAGTCTATCAAATTTGTCCAGGAAGTGAGTCCTtcaattgaaaagaaaatggaCGGCCTGCTTTCGGAACCTATTGCAGAGGAATTTAGCTCATGGAGAAGGATATGGGAAGCTGTTGGAGGGTTCTG CATCAATTTTTGGAGGCAATGTGATGTTCGGGAATTAGTTTAG
- the LOC113690458 gene encoding endoplasmic reticulum oxidoreductin-1 isoform X5 codes for MVEAEVIMKKKNEEERGGKRRWGWAAIGAVLMVLVAISITSKYTKNPNSCQCAQVKLWCDCPFWPDDGMCKLRDCSVCECPETEFPELFKKPSQYALPSDDLKCQEGKPEAAVDRTLDSKAFRGWMEVDNPWTNDDETDNSEMTYVNLLLNPERYTGYTGPSARRIWDAVYSENCPQYASGESCQEKKVLYKLISGLHSSISIHIASDYLLDEAKSLWGKNLDLMYDRVLRYPDRVRNLYFTYLFVLRAVTKAKNYLEQAEYETGNHDEDLKAQSLIRQLLYNPKLQAACPLPFDEAKLWQGQSGPELKQQIQKQFRNISALMDCVGCEKCRLWGKLQVLGLGTALKILFSVDGHSQSNQPLQLQRNEVIALVNLLNRLSESIKFVQEVSPSIEKKMDGLLSEPIAEEFSSWRRIWEAVGGFCINFWRQCDVRELV; via the exons ATGGTCGAAGCTGAGGTtataatgaagaagaagaatgaggAGGAGAGGGGTGGAAAGAGGAGATGGGGTTGGGCTGCAATTGGGGCAGTTCTGATGGTTTTAGTTGCAATCTCGATCACATCAAAGTATACCAAGAATCCCAATTCTTGCCAGTGTGCACAG GTTAAGCTGTGGTGTGACTGCCCTTTTTGGCCCGATGATGGTATGTGCAAGTTGCGGGATTGTAGTGTATGCGAGTGTCCAGAAACTGAATTTCCTGAACTGTTTAAGAAGCCATCACAATATGCCCTGCCatctgatgatttgaagtgtCAAGAAGGAAAACCAGAGGCTGCTGTAGATCGCACCCTGGATTCTAAAGCTTTTCGGGGCTGGATGGAAGTTGACAACCCATGGACAAATGATGACGAGACTGACAATA GTGAGATGACGTACGTAAATCTTCTACTGAACCCTGAACGTTACACCGGATACACTGGACCATCGGCCAGAAGAATCTGGGATGCAGTATATTCTGAAAATTGTCCACAAT ATGCTTCTGGAGAGAGTTGCCAGGAGAAGAAAGTTTTGTACAAGTTAATATCAGGACTCCACTCCTCGATTTCAATTCATATAGCATCTGACTACCTGCTTGATGAAGCAAAGAGCCTG TGGGGTAAAAATCTTGATTTGATGTACGACCGTGTTTTAAGGTATCCTGACCGTGTCAGAAATTTGTACTTTACGTATCTTTTTGTTCTGCGAGCTGTGACAAAG GCAAAAAATTACCTGGAGCAGGCTGAATATGAGACTGGCAACCATGATGAGGACCTCAAAGCACAGTCTCTTATTCGTCAGCTACTTTACAATCCAAAACTGCAGGCTGCCTGTCCACTTCCGTTCGATGAAGCAAAGTTGTGGCAAGGCCAAAGTGGACCTGAACTAAAGCAGCAGATTCAGAAGCAATTCAGGAACATAAG TGCCCTGATGGATTGTGTTGGATGTGAAAAATGTCGTCTATGGGGAAAGCTTCAAGTACTTGGTCTAGGAACTGCACTGAAGATTTTATTTTCTGTTGATGGTCATAGCCAATCAAACCAGCCT CTCCAATTACAAAGAAATGAAGTGATTGCTTTGGTAAACCTTTTGAATCGACTATCAGAGTCTATCAAATTTGTCCAGGAAGTGAGTCCTtcaattgaaaagaaaatggaCGGCCTGCTTTCGGAACCTATTGCAGAGGAATTTAGCTCATGGAGAAGGATATGGGAAGCTGTTGGAGGGTTCTG CATCAATTTTTGGAGGCAATGTGATGTTCGGGAATTAGTTTAG
- the LOC113690458 gene encoding endoplasmic reticulum oxidoreductin-1 isoform X4 translates to MVEAEVIMKKKNEEERGGKRRWGWAAIGAVLMVLVAISITSKYTKNPNSCQCAQDSRKYTGIVEDCCCDYETVDSINGAVLHPLLQELVTTPFFRYFKVKLWCDCPFWPDDGMCKLRDCSVCECPETEFPELFKKPSQYALPSDDLKCQEGKPEAAVDRTLDSKAFRGWMEVDNPWTNDDETDNSEMTYVNLLLNPERYTGYTGPSARRIWDAVYSENCPQYASGESCQEKKVLYKLISGLHSSISIHIASDYLLDEAKSLWGKNLDLMYDRVLRYPDRVRNLYFTYLFVLRAVTKAKNYLEQAEYETGNHDEDLKAQSLIRQLLYNPKLQAACPLPFDEAKLWQGQSGPELKQQIQKQFRNISALMDCVGCEKCRLWGKLQVLGLGTALKILFSVDGHSQSNQPLQLQRNEVIALVNLLNRLSESIKFVQEVSPSIEKKMDGLLSEPIAEEFSSWRRIWEAVGGFWLKKLQL, encoded by the exons ATGGTCGAAGCTGAGGTtataatgaagaagaagaatgaggAGGAGAGGGGTGGAAAGAGGAGATGGGGTTGGGCTGCAATTGGGGCAGTTCTGATGGTTTTAGTTGCAATCTCGATCACATCAAAGTATACCAAGAATCCCAATTCTTGCCAGTGTGCACAG GACTCTAGAAAATATACAGGCATAGTTGAAGACTGCTGTTGTGATTATGAGACGGTAGACAGTATTAATGGTGCAGTGTTGCACCCTTTACTCCAAGAACTTGTCACGACTCCATTCTTCAGATACTTTAAG GTTAAGCTGTGGTGTGACTGCCCTTTTTGGCCCGATGATGGTATGTGCAAGTTGCGGGATTGTAGTGTATGCGAGTGTCCAGAAACTGAATTTCCTGAACTGTTTAAGAAGCCATCACAATATGCCCTGCCatctgatgatttgaagtgtCAAGAAGGAAAACCAGAGGCTGCTGTAGATCGCACCCTGGATTCTAAAGCTTTTCGGGGCTGGATGGAAGTTGACAACCCATGGACAAATGATGACGAGACTGACAATA GTGAGATGACGTACGTAAATCTTCTACTGAACCCTGAACGTTACACCGGATACACTGGACCATCGGCCAGAAGAATCTGGGATGCAGTATATTCTGAAAATTGTCCACAAT ATGCTTCTGGAGAGAGTTGCCAGGAGAAGAAAGTTTTGTACAAGTTAATATCAGGACTCCACTCCTCGATTTCAATTCATATAGCATCTGACTACCTGCTTGATGAAGCAAAGAGCCTG TGGGGTAAAAATCTTGATTTGATGTACGACCGTGTTTTAAGGTATCCTGACCGTGTCAGAAATTTGTACTTTACGTATCTTTTTGTTCTGCGAGCTGTGACAAAG GCAAAAAATTACCTGGAGCAGGCTGAATATGAGACTGGCAACCATGATGAGGACCTCAAAGCACAGTCTCTTATTCGTCAGCTACTTTACAATCCAAAACTGCAGGCTGCCTGTCCACTTCCGTTCGATGAAGCAAAGTTGTGGCAAGGCCAAAGTGGACCTGAACTAAAGCAGCAGATTCAGAAGCAATTCAGGAACATAAG TGCCCTGATGGATTGTGTTGGATGTGAAAAATGTCGTCTATGGGGAAAGCTTCAAGTACTTGGTCTAGGAACTGCACTGAAGATTTTATTTTCTGTTGATGGTCATAGCCAATCAAACCAGCCT CTCCAATTACAAAGAAATGAAGTGATTGCTTTGGTAAACCTTTTGAATCGACTATCAGAGTCTATCAAATTTGTCCAGGAAGTGAGTCCTtcaattgaaaagaaaatggaCGGCCTGCTTTCGGAACCTATTGCAGAGGAATTTAGCTCATGGAGAAGGATATGGGAAGCTGTTGGAGGGTTCTG GTTGAAGAAACTTCAACTATAA